A DNA window from Drosophila sechellia strain sech25 chromosome X, ASM438219v1, whole genome shotgun sequence contains the following coding sequences:
- the LOC6617500 gene encoding uncharacterized protein LOC6617500 — protein MHFGRSRNLTSTLLISGILLMALVLVQSKDPSSQDAPHIRHKRGIFWDFFQKMVITKNLIVDQYTDTRNTLNDIYNTVNEQFSDPGPAKPTNRPRVTTEKTSISGEESGSNSEEPTTTEAFQISRYELGRILGRNFRGLQKLAMSEFSTALNATKYNLAEYKSEADKQFANSLAVEKKNKLKSLKG, from the exons ATGCATTTCGGGCGTAGCAGAAACTTAACGTCGACCCTCTTGATTAGCGGCATTCTTCTGATGGCTCTGGTTTTGGTCCAAAGTAAGGATCCGAGTTCCCAGGATGCACCGCATATACGACACAAGCGCGGAATCTTCTGGGACTTCTTCCAGAAGATGGTCATCACCAAGAATCTCATAGTGGAT CAATATACAGACACCCGCAATACCCTGAATGATATCTACAATACTGTCAATGAACAATTCAGCGATCCAGGTCCCGCAAAACCCACCAATCGGCCCAGGGTGACAACAGAGAAAACT TCTATTAGTGGAGAGGAAAGTGGTAGTAACAGCGAGGAGCCCACAACCACGGAGGCTTTCCAGATCTCTCGCTATGAACTGGGTCGCATTCTGGGCAGGAACTTCCGGGGTCTTCAAAAGTTGGCCATGAGTGAGTTCAGCACGGCCCTGAAC GCCACCAAGTACAATCTGGCTGAGTACAAATCCGAGGCGGATAAACAGTTTGCCAACAGTTTGGCCGTGGAGAAGAAAAACAAGCTGAAGAGTCTCAAGGGCTGA